DNA from Calditrichota bacterium:
CGGGAGTTATTCGTATCGGAGCGCTTACGACGATCGCCGAACTCGAGCGTTCGCCAGTCGTCCGGGAGCATCTCCCGGCGCTTGGCGATGGCGCACGGCAACTCGGCTCGGCACCGGTGCGCAACCGGGGAACTTACGGCGGCAACCTTTGCAACGGTCGGCCAGCCGCCGATACTGCCATCCCAACTATCGCGCATCGGGGCCAGGTTCAGGCTGTCTCGCTACGAGGTGAAAGGAATATCCCGGCGGAAGATTTCATCATCGCGCCAGGAAGGACCGCCCTCGAACCAGACGAGATCGTCTCCAACGTCATCTTCGATCTGCCGTCCGACTGCCGGATGCAGAGCCGTGGCGCATATCTCAAACTAGCCCAGCGCAAGAGCCTCGAGATTGCGGTCGTCGGAGTTGCAGGAGCGGTTTGGGTGGACCGAGTCGGGCAGGTGTCAGATGCTGTCATCGCCCTCGGAGCGGTCGGTCCCCGGCCATTGGTAGCAAGGCAAGCATCGGAAGCGCTTATCGGGTCGGAGATGGATGAGTCGCAGATGCTGAAAGCCGCAGTGTTGGCGTCGGAAGCCGCGACTCCGATTACCGATTACCGGGGCGGAAAGGACTACCGGAGCAAAATGGTCGCCGTGCTGACGCGACGGGTTTTGGAGCAGATCTATGGCGCTTGAGTCTCTTCCAGAGTCGCAGGGCGCCCTAAGAGCGCCAGGCAAAGTCCTGATGAGCCTCCGTGTCAACGGCATTGCCTATGACGTCGCCGTCGAACCGCGCCATATGCTGGTCGAACTCCTGCGCGACGACCTCGGCTTGACCGGCACCAAGGTCGGCTGCAACATGGGCGATTGCGGTGCCTGCACGGTGTTGCTCGACGGCCTGCCGGTCTTCTCGTGCCTGGTGCCGGCGCTTGAGGTTGACGGACGCGATGTGACCACCATCGAAGGTCTGGCCGAAAACGGGCACTTGCACCCGCTGCAAGAGGCTTTCGTCGAGGTCGGCGCCATCCAGTGCGGCTTCTGCACCCCCGGCATGGTGCTCTCGTCGCTGGCGCTCCTGCGGGAGACGCCCGATCCAACGGACGAAGACATACGAAGAGCCTTGTCCGGCAATCTCTGCCGATGCACGGGGTATCAAAAGATATTCGAGGCGATACGGGAAGCGAGTAAGCGAGCGAGCGTTTAGCCCGATGAGCAAGTATCAGATTCTCAACAGCCGCGCGCCGCGGATCGATGCCCTTGACAAGGTAACCGGACGGGCGCTCTACACGGACGACATCGCCCGCCCGGGTGCGCTCCACTGCGCCATCCTGCATAGCCCCATTGCGCATGGCCGCATCCTTCGGATCGACACCTCGCGAGCCGAGCGGCTGCCCGGCGTCAAGGCGGTCATCACCGGCAAGGATATCGGCAGCATAGTCTATGGCGTTTCTCCAGCCCGTTACGACGAGTCGATACTGGCTCGCGAACAGGTGCGCTATGTGGGTGACGAGGTGGCCGCCGTTGCCGC
Protein-coding regions in this window:
- a CDS encoding xanthine dehydrogenase family protein subunit M; the protein is MLPKFDIHRPATLPEALRYLADHQDRRVKVLAGGTDLLVDMRLPVIPNGTRPPLGRPPEGIWEARSSSAGRPEVLCALWRLNELRGIRIGTGVIRIGALTTIAELERSPVVREHLPALGDGARQLGSAPVRNRGTYGGNLCNGRPAADTAIPTIAHRGQVQAVSLRGERNIPAEDFIIAPGRTALEPDEIVSNVIFDLPSDCRMQSRGAYLKLAQRKSLEIAVVGVAGAVWVDRVGQVSDAVIALGAVGPRPLVARQASEALIGSEMDESQMLKAAVLASEAATPITDYRGGKDYRSKMVAVLTRRVLEQIYGA
- a CDS encoding (2Fe-2S)-binding protein, with product MALESLPESQGALRAPGKVLMSLRVNGIAYDVAVEPRHMLVELLRDDLGLTGTKVGCNMGDCGACTVLLDGLPVFSCLVPALEVDGRDVTTIEGLAENGHLHPLQEAFVEVGAIQCGFCTPGMVLSSLALLRETPDPTDEDIRRALSGNLCRCTGYQKIFEAIREASKRASV